The following are from one region of the Deltaproteobacteria bacterium genome:
- a CDS encoding polysaccharide deacetylase family protein: MQTSVPVLLYHHINEEGIPPELFEEQLKFLRGEGYKSIGLEELALYMKEGKKNWQKAVCITFDDGYLDNWVYACPLLKKYEFKALLFLATWMVEEETTTSFNLQDVWQGRIKKERLSPCMSTWSIVDNYPAKTERRLCWEEVRQMNKSIFDVQSHTKRHRKVYADGKIRGFNQPRKKNSIWESIDGDERYGTLNFLRKPELANNRFIPDKLLNDELAEYVLNNGYVNFFKQDRWKEKLEDIVKDYHKRHGKIGRMETDEGRCERIKNVLFIGKGEIEGEIMKRCSAFSWPWGAYDDLSIKVAQEVGFKYLFTAKPGSNSPGDDVLFIKRFNVWKKDLNWFKSRIRLYSNKLRARLYGGMYRKI, translated from the coding sequence ATGCAAACCAGCGTGCCCGTTCTTCTATATCATCATATAAATGAGGAAGGGATCCCACCCGAGCTTTTTGAGGAACAGTTAAAATTCTTAAGGGGAGAAGGTTATAAGTCTATTGGATTAGAAGAGCTTGCCCTGTATATGAAAGAAGGCAAAAAAAACTGGCAGAAGGCAGTGTGTATTACATTTGATGATGGTTATTTAGACAATTGGGTTTATGCCTGTCCTTTGCTTAAAAAGTATGAATTTAAAGCCCTGCTTTTCTTGGCTACATGGATGGTGGAAGAAGAGACAACCACCAGTTTCAATCTGCAGGATGTATGGCAGGGGAGAATAAAAAAAGAGAGGCTGTCCCCCTGTATGTCTACCTGGAGTATAGTAGATAATTATCCAGCAAAGACAGAACGAAGATTATGCTGGGAAGAAGTGAGACAAATGAATAAAAGTATTTTTGATGTGCAATCTCATACTAAGCGTCATCGTAAAGTTTATGCAGATGGTAAAATTAGAGGGTTTAATCAGCCCAGAAAGAAAAATAGTATATGGGAAAGTATAGATGGTGATGAACGTTACGGAACACTTAATTTTTTGAGAAAACCAGAGTTGGCAAACAATCGTTTTATTCCCGATAAACTGCTGAATGATGAATTAGCTGAGTATGTATTGAATAATGGCTATGTGAATTTTTTTAAACAAGACAGGTGGAAAGAAAAATTGGAAGATATAGTGAAAGATTATCACAAAAGACATGGAAAAATAGGAAGAATGGAAACAGACGAAGGACGCTGTGAGAGGATAAAAAATGTATTATTCATAGGCAAGGGGGAAATAGAAGGTGAGATAATGAAGAGATGCTCTGCATTTAGTTGGCCCTGGGGAGCATACGATGATTTGAGTATAAAAGTAGCACAGGAAGTGGGGTTTAAGTATCTATTTACCGCTAAGCCCGGTTCTAATTCGCCAGGTGATGATGTGCTTTTTATAAAGAGATTTAATGTGTGGAAGAAGGATTTGAACTGGTTTAAGTCTCGCATTAGGCTTTATTCAAATAAATTGAGAGCAAGGTTGTATGGCGGTATGTATAGAAAAATTTAG
- a CDS encoding glycosyltransferase: MAVCIEKFSVLHIDTEKRFGGGQKQALILARGLRNEGIESVFALKKSAVLREKIGSEFECVTFSFKGEWDLQSALKILSFVKKRNFSIVHSHTAHGAFYSAFLKLWGIKTVHTRRVSYHIKGFLKKTKYRLHDAIVCVCSSIKDNFSFIDDRKLYVIHSAVDIRGNDISRSVARKRLGLPVDGKVILNVGNILPMKGQKILLDAFALLNRRICLLIAGDGDKSILQRMINDKGLSNVYLLGFVDDVEKLYPATDVVVISSTEGEGSPAVLKEAFWFGIPVVATDVGGIREIGEGACLIVPPDDASAIFHAVERIFKDEKLRDMLIEAGKKRVYLFSPQNMVKRYIDVYEKVLWA; encoded by the coding sequence ATGGCGGTATGTATAGAAAAATTTAGCGTTCTGCATATAGATACGGAGAAGAGATTTGGCGGAGGACAAAAACAGGCTTTAATTCTGGCAAGAGGATTGAGGAATGAGGGGATAGAAAGCGTATTTGCTTTAAAAAAAAGTGCTGTATTGAGGGAAAAAATAGGAAGTGAGTTTGAATGTGTTACATTTTCTTTTAAAGGAGAATGGGACCTGCAAAGTGCACTAAAGATTTTATCTTTTGTGAAAAAAAGGAATTTTTCTATTGTTCATTCTCATACTGCTCATGGTGCTTTTTATTCTGCTTTTTTAAAGCTTTGGGGAATAAAGACAGTGCACACTAGAAGGGTTAGTTATCACATCAAAGGATTTTTAAAAAAAACCAAATATAGGTTACATGATGCCATTGTCTGTGTTTGTTCGTCTATTAAAGATAATTTTTCTTTTATTGATGATAGAAAATTGTATGTTATACATAGTGCAGTGGATATTAGGGGAAATGATATTTCAAGGAGCGTGGCAAGAAAGAGACTGGGGTTGCCTGTAGATGGAAAAGTAATATTGAATGTAGGAAACATTTTACCCATGAAGGGACAAAAGATATTATTGGATGCTTTTGCTTTATTGAATAGAAGGATTTGTCTTTTGATTGCCGGAGATGGCGACAAAAGTATATTACAAAGGATGATAAACGATAAGGGGTTAAGCAATGTTTATCTGTTGGGCTTTGTAGATGATGTAGAAAAACTTTATCCTGCTACGGATGTAGTGGTGATCAGTTCTACAGAGGGGGAAGGCTCGCCTGCGGTGTTAAAAGAGGCATTCTGGTTTGGTATTCCCGTTGTGGCTACGGATGTAGGAGGGATAAGAGAGATAGGTGAAGGGGCATGCCTCATTGTTCCTCCCGATGATGCATCGGCCATTTTTCATGCTGTAGAGCGCATTTTTAAAGATGAAAAATTGAGGGATATGCTTATTGAAGCAGGTAAAAAAAGGGTTTATCTTTTTTCTCCTCAAAATATGGTAAAAAGGTATATAGATGTGTATGAGAAGGTTTTATGGGCATAA
- a CDS encoding glycosyltransferase family 9 protein yields MRILVIRFSSLGDVVLSTAFIYSLKKIYSNAFVTYVTKCKYKDVIEGNPSVDRVVCLEENESIVSLVHKIEDRFDILFDLHNSLRSNMLSFFIKKRRCLRLCKHTLFRLSLIKKNRFLRLLSIKKPLGGVIEWQLSLLGVQNKRFFPHLFVDKDTKNNVSEMMGNHFKDRFLVGFAADSRWKTKMWGSDKYSALAEKILSWNKNAVLFLFGENKEIGDRIEIVCPHRIYNLMGRLTIKEVIALISFMNIFVSNDSGLMHIANAFRIPLVAIFGPTVKEFGFYPRGEEVRVAEVDVPCRPCSLHGTDVCKKDYQCMKMISVDDVFDKVKEVSQYANQRARSSISSYK; encoded by the coding sequence CTAATGCATTTGTTACTTATGTAACAAAATGTAAATACAAAGATGTGATAGAGGGCAACCCTTCTGTTGATCGTGTTGTATGTTTGGAGGAAAATGAGTCTATAGTTTCCTTAGTACATAAAATAGAGGATAGATTTGATATTCTGTTTGATCTCCATAATTCTCTACGCAGTAATATGTTATCTTTCTTTATAAAAAAAAGGAGATGCCTACGCCTTTGCAAACATACACTGTTTAGACTCTCTTTGATAAAAAAAAATAGATTTTTAAGATTACTCTCTATTAAAAAACCTTTGGGCGGAGTGATTGAATGGCAATTATCTCTGCTGGGCGTTCAGAATAAAAGATTTTTTCCTCATCTCTTTGTAGATAAAGACACAAAGAACAATGTGTCAGAAATGATGGGTAACCACTTTAAAGATAGATTTTTAGTGGGTTTTGCAGCGGATAGCAGGTGGAAGACGAAGATGTGGGGATCAGATAAATACAGTGCATTGGCTGAGAAAATACTATCCTGGAATAAAAATGCTGTTTTATTTTTGTTCGGAGAGAATAAAGAGATAGGCGATCGGATTGAAATTGTTTGTCCTCACAGGATATACAACCTTATGGGTAGATTGACGATAAAAGAGGTAATTGCATTGATTAGTTTTATGAATATTTTTGTGAGTAATGACTCCGGATTAATGCATATAGCAAATGCTTTTCGTATTCCACTGGTGGCTATATTTGGTCCTACGGTTAAGGAGTTTGGTTTTTATCCTCGAGGTGAAGAGGTAAGGGTGGCGGAGGTAGATGTGCCGTGCCGTCCTTGCTCGCTTCATGGAACAGATGTATGTAAAAAGGATTACCAATGCATGAAGATGATTTCAGTTGATGATGTTTTTGATAAAGTAAAGGAGGTATCGCAATATGCAAACCAGCGTGCCCGTTCTTCTATATCATCATATAAATGA
- the uvrC gene encoding excinuclease ABC subunit UvrC: protein MGIRLNIFDNKTQLQNIPQKTGVYLIRNREDEIIYVGKAKNLRKRASSYLHPETLSPFKQAMVNEAGEIEIVVVEKEKEAYLLECSFIKEYRPPYNIVLRDDKSYPYLRLTLSQKFPSLTLARRVKKKGDLYVGPITPVKKLGGILRVLRRTFPIIQREISFCLKRKEPCIYYQMGLCSAPCCGKISEEGYGKIVEELKLLLQGNGRELVKKLKEQMKQCAENLNFEKAARLRDRINAVRLFYKGQEIVEMKNYTADVIGFAYEHGALCANILSVRGGNITASRSFFLENVDDSFEIRENFIVQYYLKGEFLPKEIVTSKLTKREIIQELLNTKLVVPRRGKKVNLLRKSEENAQTNLEIYLRKVHIEDVILEKIKEYLSLKKIPYIFDVFDVSHIGGTNVAGASVRYSRGFVKGMYRRFSMEKGVCDLDWMCELAMRHIKNIQEEGRSMPHVILVDGGKRHADVVREVVPHCISVAGIAKEKINDRVRRAKGDVLDRIYTKEGRMDVDDDVLRFFQKLRDEVHRFALSFHRTKRRKMALTSLLDRVEGVAQARKRLLLRHFGSIEAIAKADCNKVAKVGKISMKQAYRLVERFREIS, encoded by the coding sequence ATGGGCATAAGATTGAATATATTTGATAACAAAACCCAGCTTCAAAACATACCGCAGAAAACAGGAGTATATCTCATAAGGAATAGAGAAGATGAAATAATTTATGTGGGGAAAGCTAAGAATTTGAGAAAGCGGGCATCTTCTTACCTGCACCCAGAAACCCTTTCACCGTTCAAGCAGGCAATGGTAAATGAAGCAGGGGAAATAGAAATTGTCGTGGTAGAAAAAGAGAAAGAGGCGTATCTGTTGGAATGCAGTTTCATCAAGGAATATCGTCCTCCCTATAACATCGTTTTGCGAGATGATAAGAGTTACCCCTACCTGAGGCTTACACTGTCCCAGAAATTTCCCTCTCTTACATTAGCTCGACGTGTAAAAAAGAAAGGTGATCTCTATGTTGGACCTATTACTCCTGTAAAAAAATTAGGAGGAATACTAAGGGTTTTACGGAGAACATTTCCTATAATTCAGAGGGAAATCAGTTTTTGTCTAAAGAGGAAAGAACCCTGCATCTACTATCAGATGGGGCTGTGTTCCGCTCCTTGTTGCGGAAAGATTAGTGAAGAAGGATATGGGAAAATAGTGGAGGAATTAAAGCTGCTTTTACAGGGGAATGGAAGAGAATTGGTAAAAAAACTAAAGGAGCAGATGAAGCAATGCGCAGAAAATTTAAATTTTGAGAAAGCTGCAAGATTGAGGGATAGGATAAATGCGGTCAGGCTTTTTTACAAAGGACAAGAGATTGTAGAAATGAAAAACTATACGGCAGATGTTATAGGCTTTGCCTATGAGCATGGTGCTTTGTGTGCTAATATTCTTTCGGTCAGAGGCGGTAACATCACTGCCAGTCGTTCATTTTTTTTGGAAAATGTGGACGATTCTTTTGAGATAAGGGAAAACTTTATTGTACAATATTATTTAAAAGGTGAGTTTCTTCCGAAAGAAATTGTAACAAGTAAGTTGACAAAAAGAGAGATAATACAGGAGTTATTGAATACAAAATTGGTCGTGCCCAGGAGAGGTAAAAAAGTGAATCTCTTAAGAAAAAGTGAGGAAAATGCGCAAACAAATCTTGAGATATATCTTCGGAAGGTGCATATAGAAGATGTAATATTAGAAAAGATAAAAGAATATTTGTCTTTAAAAAAGATTCCTTATATATTTGATGTATTTGATGTTTCCCATATTGGAGGAACGAATGTAGCAGGTGCGAGCGTGAGATACAGCAGGGGATTTGTCAAGGGTATGTATAGGCGTTTTAGTATGGAAAAAGGTGTTTGTGATCTGGATTGGATGTGTGAGCTTGCGATGAGGCATATAAAGAATATACAGGAAGAGGGAAGGAGCATGCCGCATGTGATTTTGGTAGATGGAGGAAAGAGGCATGCAGATGTTGTAAGAGAAGTTGTTCCTCACTGTATTTCTGTGGCAGGCATTGCTAAAGAGAAAATAAATGATAGAGTGAGAAGGGCAAAAGGGGATGTTTTGGATAGGATTTATACGAAAGAAGGTAGAATGGATGTGGACGATGATGTCTTGCGTTTTTTTCAAAAGCTGAGGGATGAGGTGCATAGGTTTGCATTGAGTTTTCATCGCACAAAGAGGAGAAAAATGGCGCTCACCTCCCTGTTAGATAGGGTTGAGGGTGTAGCTCAGGCCAGAAAAAGGTTGCTTTTAAGACACTTTGGTAGCATAGAGGCAATTGCTAAGGCAGATTGTAATAAAGTGGCTAAGGTGGGAAAGATAAGTATGAAACAGGCTTATCGTCTGGTTGAGAGATTCAGGGAAATATCGTGA